The following are from one region of the Sandaracinus amylolyticus genome:
- the alaS gene encoding alanine--tRNA ligase: MKTSREIREAFLRHFEERGHTRLPSGPLVPPNDPTLYFANAGMVQFKDVFTGKDQRPYKRATTSQKCMRVKGKHNDLDNVGVTARHHTFFEMLGNFSFGDYFKRDAIKWAWEFVVGTCALPKEKLVVTVFEGEPGLPADDEAAQIWAEVTGFGPERIIRLGKADNFWSMGETGPCGPCTEIHFWMGAGEPDLAKFGQEPGEDGAGWVEIWNNVFMQFERFEDGTLTPLPAQSVDTGMGLERITAAVQGVVSNYDTDLLRPLVELASQISGKPYGGTMSRDDVAMRVIADHARATAFCIAEGVFPDKAGRESVLRSIMRRAIRFGHMLGIERLFLHEVALRVVDLMGEQYPELRERRDAIADVTQNEERGFRQTLKRGLELLHEETDGKATLGGAAAFRLHDTFGFPLDLQQQIGREQGFTVDEDGYKAEREEARDRSRGGGGPIRSGEGVAAVHYAIAQRVGATQFTGYERERDTSTITALVAGGAEVQVLREGDEGEIVTKSTPFYGESGGQVGDRGVIRAGDATFEVRDTQKPVEGLFVHQGKLTKGTLEVGAKVELEVDHTRRSATRRNHSATHLLHYALRTVLGPAALQKGSLVSPDRLRFDYSGSRPLTLDEVQRIEDLVNEKVLLNAPIETEVLPMAEAKAKGAIGIFEEKYGEVVRMLRMTSDSIELCGGTHASRTGDIGLFKIVSEGGVAAGVRRIEAVTGRGALTWARGLERDLGETAALLKGTPSQAKEKVEKLLATQKELQREIERLQHKLVSGGAGGGDLTAQAREQAGVKVLGATVDLGDAKALRELADQLRDKLAPAVVLLGSATKDGKAILACSVSKDVTSRFKAGDIVKDAAAVVGGGGGGRPDFAQAGGTDPSKLGDAVQRVYALVV, from the coding sequence ATGAAGACCTCTCGAGAGATCCGCGAAGCGTTCCTGCGTCACTTCGAGGAGCGCGGCCACACCCGCCTTCCGAGCGGGCCGCTGGTCCCGCCGAACGACCCGACGCTGTACTTCGCGAACGCCGGGATGGTGCAGTTCAAGGACGTCTTCACCGGCAAGGATCAGCGCCCGTACAAGCGCGCGACGACGTCGCAGAAGTGCATGCGCGTCAAGGGCAAGCACAACGACCTCGACAACGTGGGCGTGACCGCGCGCCACCACACGTTCTTCGAGATGCTCGGGAACTTCTCGTTCGGCGACTATTTCAAGCGCGACGCGATCAAGTGGGCGTGGGAGTTCGTGGTCGGCACCTGCGCGCTGCCGAAGGAGAAGCTCGTCGTCACGGTGTTCGAGGGCGAGCCCGGGCTGCCCGCGGACGACGAGGCCGCGCAGATCTGGGCGGAGGTCACGGGCTTCGGGCCGGAGCGGATCATCCGCCTCGGCAAGGCCGACAACTTCTGGTCGATGGGCGAGACCGGTCCCTGCGGCCCCTGCACCGAGATCCATTTCTGGATGGGCGCAGGCGAGCCCGACCTCGCGAAGTTCGGCCAGGAGCCGGGCGAAGACGGCGCGGGCTGGGTCGAGATCTGGAACAACGTGTTCATGCAGTTCGAGCGCTTCGAGGACGGCACGCTCACGCCGCTCCCCGCGCAGAGCGTCGACACCGGCATGGGCCTCGAGCGCATCACCGCGGCGGTGCAGGGCGTCGTGTCGAACTACGACACCGACCTGCTGCGCCCGCTGGTCGAGCTCGCGTCGCAGATCAGCGGCAAGCCCTACGGCGGCACGATGTCGCGCGACGACGTCGCGATGCGTGTGATCGCGGATCACGCGCGGGCGACCGCGTTCTGCATCGCGGAGGGCGTCTTCCCCGACAAGGCGGGCCGCGAGAGCGTGCTGCGCTCGATCATGCGCCGCGCGATCCGCTTCGGGCACATGCTCGGCATCGAGCGGCTCTTCCTCCACGAGGTGGCGCTGCGCGTCGTCGACCTGATGGGCGAGCAGTATCCCGAGCTCCGCGAGCGTCGCGACGCGATCGCCGACGTCACGCAGAACGAGGAGCGCGGCTTCCGCCAGACGCTCAAGCGCGGGCTCGAGCTCCTGCACGAAGAGACCGACGGCAAGGCGACGCTCGGCGGCGCGGCGGCGTTCAGGCTGCACGACACGTTCGGCTTCCCGCTCGATCTGCAGCAGCAGATCGGGCGCGAGCAGGGCTTCACCGTCGACGAGGACGGCTACAAGGCGGAGCGCGAGGAGGCCCGCGACCGCAGCCGCGGCGGTGGCGGCCCGATCCGCTCGGGCGAGGGCGTCGCCGCAGTGCACTACGCGATCGCGCAGCGCGTCGGCGCGACCCAGTTCACCGGCTACGAGCGCGAGCGCGACACCTCGACGATCACCGCGCTCGTCGCGGGCGGTGCCGAGGTGCAGGTGCTGCGCGAGGGCGACGAGGGCGAGATCGTCACCAAGAGCACGCCGTTCTACGGCGAGAGCGGCGGCCAGGTCGGCGACCGCGGCGTGATCCGCGCGGGCGACGCGACGTTCGAGGTGCGCGACACCCAGAAGCCGGTCGAGGGCCTCTTCGTGCACCAGGGCAAGCTCACCAAGGGCACGCTCGAGGTGGGCGCGAAGGTCGAGCTCGAGGTCGATCACACCCGCCGCAGCGCGACGCGCCGCAACCACAGCGCGACGCACCTGCTGCACTACGCGCTGCGCACCGTGCTCGGCCCGGCGGCGCTCCAGAAGGGCTCGCTGGTGTCGCCCGATCGCCTGCGCTTCGACTACTCGGGCTCGCGCCCGCTCACGCTCGACGAGGTGCAGCGCATCGAGGACCTCGTGAACGAGAAGGTGCTGCTCAACGCGCCGATCGAGACCGAGGTGCTCCCGATGGCCGAGGCGAAGGCGAAGGGCGCCATCGGCATCTTCGAGGAGAAGTACGGCGAGGTCGTGCGCATGCTGCGCATGACGAGCGACTCGATCGAGCTCTGCGGCGGCACCCACGCGTCGCGCACCGGCGACATCGGGCTCTTCAAGATCGTCAGCGAGGGCGGCGTCGCCGCGGGCGTGCGCCGCATCGAGGCGGTCACGGGACGCGGCGCGCTCACGTGGGCGCGCGGCCTCGAGCGCGATCTCGGCGAGACCGCGGCGCTGCTCAAGGGCACGCCCTCGCAGGCGAAGGAGAAGGTCGAGAAGCTCCTCGCGACCCAGAAGGAGCTGCAGCGCGAGATCGAGCGCCTGCAGCACAAGCTGGTGAGCGGCGGCGCGGGCGGCGGCGATCTGACCGCGCAGGCGCGCGAGCAGGCGGGCGTGAAGGTGCTCGGCGCGACCGTCGATCTCGGCGATGCGAAGGCGCTGCGCGAGCTCGCGGATCAGCTGCGCGACAAGCTCGCGCCCGCGGTGGTGCTGCTCGGCTCGGCGACCAAGGACGGCAAGGCGATCCTCGCGTGCAGCGTCAGCAAGGACGTCACGAGCCGCTTCAAGGCGGGCGACATCGTGAAGGACGCCGCCGCGGTGGTCGGCGGAGGCGGCGGCGGCCGTCCCGACTTCGCGCAGGCGGGCGGCACCGACCCGAGCAAGCTCGGGGACGCGGTGCAGCGCGTCTACGCGCTCGTGGTCTGA
- a CDS encoding cytochrome P450, which yields MDARPYESMPTLPGALPLLGHWPEIIHDVFGFLERAAERADVVGVRFVHQRAVITHDPAMIQHVLQQSPRLYTKSRNYAGMKKVVGEGLLTSEGEFWKRQRKLAQPAFHHAKLRGITRTMVSATEDMLARWRTWEDGQPFDLHEEMMRVTLRIAGLSLFGADLDGDAREIGSALGVILPWVNGIIQDPFRPPLWVPTRENRALREALATLDRLVYRIVEERRRNDPEHTRDDLLSMLMGAVDEGGGRMTDRQLRDEILTAVLAGHETTANALAWTGMLLARHPDVGARVEREASAVLGDRSPSVDDLTKLELCDRVVSESLRLYPPAWEFEREAIADDVAAGWRIPKGTVVMIAPWTLHRSPRFWDDPARFDPDRFLPERSVGRPRYVYLPFGDGPRVCIGKAFAMMEAKLLLAMMAREVRFELEPGAHVRPEPSVTLRARGGVPMRFRRVASAARFLDQTTSA from the coding sequence ATGGACGCGAGGCCCTACGAGTCGATGCCGACACTGCCCGGGGCGCTGCCGCTGCTCGGGCACTGGCCCGAGATCATCCACGACGTCTTCGGGTTCCTCGAGCGCGCCGCAGAGCGCGCCGACGTGGTGGGCGTGCGCTTCGTCCACCAGCGCGCGGTCATCACCCACGACCCCGCGATGATCCAGCACGTGCTCCAGCAGAGCCCGCGCCTCTACACCAAGAGCCGCAACTACGCGGGCATGAAGAAGGTCGTGGGCGAGGGACTGCTCACGAGCGAGGGCGAGTTCTGGAAGCGGCAGCGCAAGCTCGCGCAGCCCGCGTTCCATCACGCGAAGCTGCGCGGGATCACGCGCACGATGGTCAGCGCGACCGAGGACATGCTCGCGCGCTGGCGCACCTGGGAGGACGGGCAGCCCTTCGACCTCCACGAGGAGATGATGCGCGTCACGCTGCGCATCGCGGGGCTCTCGCTCTTCGGCGCGGATCTCGACGGAGACGCGCGCGAGATCGGCTCGGCGCTCGGCGTGATCCTCCCGTGGGTCAACGGGATCATCCAGGACCCGTTCCGTCCGCCGCTCTGGGTCCCGACCCGCGAGAACCGCGCGCTGCGCGAGGCGCTCGCGACGCTCGATCGGCTCGTGTACCGCATCGTCGAGGAGCGCCGCCGCAACGACCCCGAGCACACGCGCGACGATCTGCTCTCGATGTTGATGGGCGCGGTCGACGAGGGCGGCGGGCGCATGACCGATCGGCAGCTGCGCGACGAGATCCTCACCGCGGTGCTCGCGGGGCACGAGACGACGGCGAACGCGCTCGCGTGGACCGGCATGTTGCTCGCGCGGCATCCCGACGTGGGTGCGCGCGTCGAGCGCGAGGCGAGCGCCGTGCTCGGGGATCGATCGCCGAGCGTCGACGATCTGACGAAGCTCGAGCTCTGCGATCGTGTGGTGAGCGAGTCGTTGCGCCTGTACCCGCCGGCGTGGGAGTTCGAGCGCGAGGCGATCGCCGACGACGTCGCGGCGGGGTGGCGCATCCCGAAGGGCACGGTCGTGATGATCGCGCCGTGGACGCTGCATCGCTCTCCGCGCTTCTGGGACGACCCCGCGCGCTTCGATCCCGATCGCTTCCTGCCCGAGCGCTCGGTCGGACGGCCGCGCTACGTGTACCTGCCCTTCGGCGACGGACCGCGCGTGTGCATCGGCAAGGCGTTCGCGATGATGGAGGCGAAGCTCTTGCTCGCGATGATGGCGCGCGAGGTGCGCTTCGAGCTCGAGCCCGGCGCGCACGTGCGCCCCGAGCCGAGCGTGACGCTCCGTGCGCGGGGCGGCGTGCCGATGCGGTTCCGGCGCGTCGCCTCCGCCGCGCGCTTCCTCGATCAGACCACGAGCGCGTAG
- a CDS encoding serine/threonine-protein kinase, with protein MGRIVRRKWRLDALLGMGGMAAVYAATHRNGHRVALKLLHPWLLAWPDARERFLRESYVANSIAHPGVVPVADDDEAEDGAPFLVMELLHGESLEDRIARLGPMSFSEALLVANDLLDVLAAAHAASVVHRDVKPDNVFLERAQPRGRLRLLDFGIARLREIAGEGAETRQGVLLGTPAYMSPEQALGQWNRVDARTDLWAVGATLFAMISGRPPRRGDDVRALIAASQEPLPDLRDLVPDVPEPLAKLVAKATAYDRDARFADAVRMREAVDRCRREISVTDTAISLGRLAQTIGGAPKPAAPPDTQEFERADLALSSSTPFDDEDPTHFEPIAEALAVLRAPVGEDDPTAFLTRGAVVQAMAESTRAEVERACAVSVALPQAAAPPPPSTSAPVPPPVRPTFELDARWVVAIVLALLAIAGVIGLVVSRLSR; from the coding sequence GTGGGGCGCATCGTGCGGCGGAAGTGGCGGCTCGACGCGTTGCTCGGGATGGGCGGGATGGCGGCGGTGTACGCGGCGACGCACCGCAACGGGCACCGCGTCGCGCTGAAGCTGCTGCACCCGTGGCTGCTGGCGTGGCCCGACGCGCGCGAGCGCTTCCTGCGCGAGAGCTACGTGGCGAACTCGATCGCGCACCCCGGCGTCGTGCCGGTCGCCGACGACGACGAGGCGGAGGACGGCGCGCCCTTCCTCGTGATGGAGCTGCTGCACGGCGAGAGCCTCGAGGATCGGATCGCGCGGCTCGGGCCGATGTCGTTCTCGGAGGCGCTGCTCGTCGCGAACGATCTGCTCGACGTGCTCGCCGCGGCGCACGCCGCGAGCGTCGTGCACCGCGACGTGAAGCCCGACAACGTGTTCCTCGAGCGCGCCCAGCCGCGCGGGCGACTGCGGCTGCTCGACTTCGGGATCGCGCGGCTGCGCGAGATCGCGGGCGAGGGCGCCGAGACGCGGCAGGGCGTGCTGCTCGGGACGCCGGCGTACATGTCGCCCGAGCAGGCGCTCGGGCAGTGGAACCGCGTCGATGCGCGCACCGATCTGTGGGCGGTGGGCGCGACGCTGTTCGCGATGATCTCGGGGCGCCCGCCGCGACGCGGCGACGACGTGCGCGCGCTGATCGCGGCGTCGCAGGAGCCGCTGCCCGATCTGCGCGACCTGGTGCCCGACGTGCCCGAGCCGCTCGCGAAGCTGGTCGCGAAGGCGACCGCGTACGATCGCGACGCGCGCTTCGCCGACGCGGTGCGCATGCGGGAGGCGGTCGATCGCTGCCGCCGCGAGATCTCGGTGACCGACACCGCGATCTCGCTCGGCCGTCTCGCGCAGACGATCGGGGGCGCGCCGAAGCCGGCCGCGCCGCCCGACACCCAGGAGTTCGAGCGGGCCGATCTCGCGCTCTCGAGCTCGACCCCGTTCGACGACGAGGACCCGACGCACTTCGAGCCGATCGCGGAAGCGCTCGCGGTGCTGCGCGCGCCGGTCGGCGAGGACGATCCCACGGCGTTCCTCACGCGCGGCGCGGTCGTGCAGGCGATGGCCGAGAGCACGCGCGCCGAGGTGGAGCGAGCGTGCGCGGTGAGCGTCGCGCTCCCGCAGGCGGCAGCGCCCCCGCCGCCTTCGACGAGCGCCCCGGTCCCCCCGCCGGTGCGCCCGACGTTCGAGCTCGATGCGCGATGGGTCGTCGCGATCGTGCTCGCGCTGCTCGCGATCGCGGGCGTGATCGGGCTGGTGGTGAGCCGGCTCTCGCGCTGA
- a CDS encoding TetR/AcrR family transcriptional regulator encodes MPVQARSRRRYDAILDAAATLFAEAGFEATTVEGIAERAETSIGSVYQFFPNKTALFDAVAERTLERSREAFDALFATVPDDVPWPTLIDGAVDAFAALHGSDPAFRAVVVNFALYPVYQERDDALTRAMIERLAQLLETRAPHLPERRPRLLATVIVQTFASTMFVSSRSAPSLRGAMREELKTLVRRYLEPELEPPPPARRRPLRRP; translated from the coding sequence GTGCCGGTGCAGGCGCGCAGCCGGCGTCGCTACGACGCGATCCTCGACGCCGCCGCGACGCTCTTCGCGGAGGCGGGCTTCGAGGCGACGACGGTCGAGGGGATCGCGGAGCGCGCCGAGACGTCGATCGGCTCGGTCTATCAGTTCTTCCCGAACAAGACCGCGCTCTTCGACGCGGTCGCGGAGCGCACGCTCGAGCGCTCGCGCGAGGCGTTCGACGCGCTCTTCGCGACGGTGCCCGACGACGTGCCGTGGCCCACCCTGATCGACGGCGCGGTCGACGCGTTCGCGGCGCTGCACGGGAGCGATCCCGCGTTCCGCGCGGTCGTGGTGAACTTCGCGCTCTACCCGGTCTACCAGGAGCGCGACGACGCGCTCACCCGCGCGATGATCGAGCGCCTCGCGCAGCTCCTCGAGACGCGCGCGCCGCACCTCCCGGAGCGCCGCCCGCGCCTGCTCGCGACCGTGATCGTGCAGACCTTCGCGTCGACGATGTTCGTGTCCTCGCGCAGCGCGCCCTCGCTGCGCGGCGCGATGCGCGAGGAGCTCAAGACGCTGGTGCGCCGCTACCTCGAGCCGGAGCTCGAGCCGCCCCCGCCGGCACGACGTCGGCCTTTACGGCGCCCCTAG